Within the Amycolatopsis sp. 195334CR genome, the region CTTCGTGGTCCGCGCGCTCGGCGAGCTGATCCTGCACCGCCCGTCCTCCGGCGCGTTCGTCTCCTACGCCCGCGAGTTCATGGGCGAGAAGGGCGCCTTCGTCGCCGGCTGGATGTACTTCCTCAACTGGGCCACCACCGGCATCGCCGACATCACCGCGATCGCGTTGTACGCGCACTTCTGGAGCTTCTTCACGCCGATCCCGCAGTGGGTCCTGGCGCTGGTCGCGCTGGCCATCGTGCTGGTGCTGAACCTGGTCTCGGTGAAGCTGTTCGGCGAGATGGAGTTCTGGTTCGCCATCATCAAGGTGGCCGCGCTGGTGCTGTTCATGATCATCGGCATCGTGCTGCTGGTCACCGGCGACCCGATCAACGGCACCACGCCCAGCGTCAGCCTGCTCGGCAGCGAGGGCGGCTTCCTGCCCAACGGCCTGCTCCCGCTGGTGCTGGTGATCCAGGGCATCGTGTTCGCCTACGCCTCGGTCGAGCTGGTCGGCGTGACCGCGGGTGAGACCGCCGAACCGGCGAAGATCATGCCGAAGGCGATCAACTCGATCATGTGGCGGATCGGCGTCTTCTACGTCGGCTCGGTGGTGCTGCTGGCGATGCTGATGCCGTGGAGCTCCTACACCAAGGGCGAGAGCCCGTTCGTCACGGTACTGTCGAACATCGGCATCCCGGCCGCCGGCGACGTGATGAACCTGGTGGTGCTGACCGCGGCGATGTCCAGCCTGAACTCCGGGCTGTACTCCACCGGCCGCATCCTGCGCTCGATGGCGGTGGCCGGGTCGGCGCCGAAGTTCACCGGCGTGATGAACCGCAACCACGTGCCCTACGGCGGCATCCTGCTCACCGCGGCGGTCTGCGTGCTGGGCGTCGGCCTCAACTACGTGGTGCCCGCGGACGCGTTCGAGATCGTGCTGAACTTCGCCGCCATCGGCATCCTGTCCACCTGGGGCATCATCATGCTGTCCCACCTGCTGTTCTGGCGGAAGACCAAGGCGGGCCACCTGCAGCGGCCGTCGTTCCGGCTGCCCGGGTCACCGGTCACCGAGATCGTCACCCTGGTGTTCCTGGCCAGCGTCGTGGTGCTGATGTGGTTCGACGAGCTGGGCAGGCTGACCCTGATGTCGCTGCCCGCGATCGTGCTCGCGCTGGTGATCGGCTGGTTCGTGGTCCGCAAGCGGGTCGACACCACCAAGGCGCTGAACGAGGGTGGGCAGTGACAAACCACGTTCCCCTGCTCCACGTCCTGCGCGACGGCCTGGTCGAGAGCGTCCACTTCGGTTCCGTGGTGGTGCTCGGCCCGGACGGCGAGGTCCGCTTCGCAACTGGTGACGTGGAATCGCCAGGTTATCCCCGCTCGGCGGCAAAACCGCTGCAGGCGGTGGCGATGACCAGGCTCGGCCTCGACCTGCCGGACGATCTCCGCGCACTGGTCGCGGCCAGCCACTCCGGTGAGGACTTCCACCTCGCCGGGGTGCGCCGCATCCTCGGCGACGCCGGGTGCACCGGGGCGGACCTGCGCAACCCGGTGGACCTGCCGTACGACCCGCACATCCG harbors:
- a CDS encoding amino acid permease, encoding MTDQILQPATAAAEEPADAGDAGYSKALKPRHISMIAIGGAIGTGLFLGAGGRLAQAGPALAIAYAICGLFAFFVVRALGELILHRPSSGAFVSYAREFMGEKGAFVAGWMYFLNWATTGIADITAIALYAHFWSFFTPIPQWVLALVALAIVLVLNLVSVKLFGEMEFWFAIIKVAALVLFMIIGIVLLVTGDPINGTTPSVSLLGSEGGFLPNGLLPLVLVIQGIVFAYASVELVGVTAGETAEPAKIMPKAINSIMWRIGVFYVGSVVLLAMLMPWSSYTKGESPFVTVLSNIGIPAAGDVMNLVVLTAAMSSLNSGLYSTGRILRSMAVAGSAPKFTGVMNRNHVPYGGILLTAAVCVLGVGLNYVVPADAFEIVLNFAAIGILSTWGIIMLSHLLFWRKTKAGHLQRPSFRLPGSPVTEIVTLVFLASVVVLMWFDELGRLTLMSLPAIVLALVIGWFVVRKRVDTTKALNEGGQ